From a region of the Dictyostelium discoideum AX4 chromosome 2 chromosome, whole genome shotgun sequence genome:
- a CDS encoding hypothetical protein (Similar to Mus musculus (Mouse). 13 days embryo heart cDNA, RIKEN full-length enriched library, clone:D330046B13 product:minichromosome maintenance deficient (S. cerevisiae) 3-associated protein, full insert sequence): MENIWGKPNTSNNNNSTANTGSIFGVGTTNPVFGTPTFDNSNTTTPSTTTTTTTTTTTTDNLGSNTISFGNSSPFSITSTLNPNASSFTPSFNNVGNNLNNNNTTTTTTNNNNQNINNKIQGNNKTNILFVSNVPASNIANDIVLINEMKRHFGQYGTVLSVDNIKKKPNNTFNLSLTYSNSSEASEALKKGKKYQHTILIIKPHKTFPTSTTSSSMPSFSTTSQISNTNNSNNNNNNSNNNNFNNNNNKNDSSDISLILKKDDELMLRSHERNLRFQLMKNAPQQQPQQQPQVQPQKQKQQSTLLKNEEDNLDDEDEIEEDDINDDDEEEDEEDEDEDDNINQSPPLKATQSNTNPTLAQQVPTTTTTTTTTLALKNNNGHKIGLCLDFIPSKEKQHRTSSGDINILEKTPTTGELILLKKYKRNVADDNTEIPPDEIRPVHVLLKVMNYITHEISDQESLQRPGVTFSEIQNFIRDRTRSIRQDLTSQHSKDGISIDIHERCTRFHIVSHHYLCELPDKDFNAFQNREQLNNCLTSLKQFYNDHFKQSNGLVTTNEPEFRSYYILNNLENNYDLVSYMIDIPRSIFHHPFIQYAIEVWKAYRSDNYSRFFMLTLSGTYLQMCILHRYFTHVRKIAIKRIARSYRAPKQPTTLFPIQDFNNILMFSDSNETNHFISTINGITIDSNNNNNNNNNNGGGGGGDQIIFNHSFNFNQINDISITPYRSSIVMSRAPKTFQQTIDVPEPVPIVQYRKCFIDFDQSFQNPLIYNKQNLDAESEQSEYNYSIAASGPMRSLVTKNAIATFGLSNKITPVLPSTITTATTTTSPPPITTSTIPIKLPTISPTFVKQIPQTSPKINNTNNISTIGSPSIFNKQQQQQQTPLPTTAAATTKEMTISQSPTITSPSTPSTSSLFNNKTGFGINNVVNSKSIFQTQLAPTTTITTTTTSIPTIPTPSTLKTTTIENKSSITCVFPTSFPDKSIFGATSNNKQTLPTSSSSSVFATTTPPSSIFSNTPSSSSQQKSFNTNIISPSQSTPPLGGNDSLKITTPPNKTIETTPNITQSSNLLNSGSSNLSSNSLFSPTISNTTPKTPTIFNNESNNNNNKKNIFGDTKIVTPKHSSLPQDLFGSPIVKEIPSTPMSILPGSKSTSLIDSSTITTTERDKKRRNRNDQQEDNVNLNTPIPISTVKPQFTDFPSSPMNLSTPYVNKQSNFSLNQHQQQQKQQQQQIPFPSNLIELEKSTSKVQSLPQQPQILQTKPPQSSMPIVKKQTKSYSEKSNKTLLSYMFRCWRFQLLRFKNQQKQIQEIGDEIPLDLDNENTLDPIILSQSLITPKKLSPSIQPQSISKQQQLQPQLQQQQQQQQPLLLQQQPIKIDLSPINIPFYIYDNLDKINRQNQKGKPLFWKLLYCCPDPQFNNNNINDSENNIKQIIEIISNKLSYERNKLQQQQQNYITTLCQIQKYHIEYKDQNSQMKSKTADRSIGICVNRVFNTNTNNSNNNNNNMELQHIQMTRGLSSILFQISTSIGFDSNCKLQLSRILNSIQIEDPIQRIPILFLIINDNGDNNNNNNNDKIERSIEEYIINNQRIWGEIINQIKVIKVDRIDSIVYNSFNGDSDNILVKSLQWLSSNTPPIPFTEIRPLSSVFDSVIVNKFSSSIFSHYSKQFQNPIIYNQQQQQQQQQQLPTPQTIVSYFNFVINQLISFITNPALKSIQWPIPEFSGSFNTSYWNSDQVFNSIKISLNSILLNNLPNELKDLVGAISKIADDTTNNLTSSSQQNQTLYQAIEPIIKQCNNWISSHQKDKIESINIDNQVREIFNDQFIEKFEKFNKINNGYFIVIPWHLIFETIFSYQISKIPFIQSFYSDSMINDLLDFNSFIGNYNNNNNYNINSQYQNQKIISLPIKSLNNSILISPSKKRQTNFNNNLSSPSKYHRVHFDEMKINDLDTITTTSTATTSSNPMKRKQNIINNNVGINNNQMSASLSSTRNNNNILNSQIQLSKSLNSKNQSTSRTLDQLLLSLQNEKKKTKAINRSLISTINTYNNRDNNSNFNYDDQLINSTSNSKDMISSTITFKNHKLTGSVLDVSEKLLFLINNSNN, from the exons atggagAATATATGGGGTAAACCCAATACttcaaataacaataatagtaccGCCAATACAGGTTCTATTTTTGGAGTGGGTACTACCAACCCTGTATTTGGAACTCCTACATTTGATAActcaaatacaacaacaccatcaacaacaacaacaacaacaacaacaacaacaacaacagacAATCTTGGTAGTAATACAATTAGTTTTGGAAATAGttcaccattttcaataaCTTCGACATTAAATCCAAATGCATCATCATTCACtccatcatttaataatgttggtaacaatttaaacaataataataccaccactactactactaataataataatcaaaatattaataataaaattcaaggaaataataaaaccaatattttatttgttagtAATGTACCAGCATCAAATATTGCTAATGATATAGTATTAATCAATGAAATGAAAAGACATTTTGGGCAATATGGTACAGTTTTATCGGTTGATAACATTAAAAAGAAACCGAataatacttttaatttatctttaacATATTCCAATAgt agTGAAGCATCAGAAGCATTAAAGAAAGGAAAGAAATATCAACATACAATACTTATAATTAAACCACATAAAACTTTTCCAACTTCAactacatcatcatcaatgcCATCTTTTAGTACTACTTCACAAATAtcaaatactaataatagtaataataataataataatagtaataataataactttaacaacaataacaacaaaaatGATAGTAGtgatatttctttaattttaaagaaagatGATGAGTTAATGTTAAGATCACATGAAAGAAATTTAAgatttcaattaatgaaaaatgcgccacaacaacaaccacaacaacaaccacaagtACAaccacaaaaacaaaaacaacaatcaacacttttaaagaatgaagaagataatttagatgatgaagatgaaattgaagaagatgatattaatgatgatgatgaagaagaggatgaagaagatgaggatgaagatgataatattaatcaatCACCACCACTTAAGGCTACACAATCAAATACAAATCCTACATTAGCCCAACAagtaccaacaacaacaacaacaacaacaacaacattagcattaaaaaataataatggacaTAAAATTGGATTATGTTTAGATTTTATACCATCAAAAGAGAAACAACATAGAACATCATCAGgtgatattaatatattagaGAAAACCCCAACCACTGGTGAGTTAATCCTATTGAAAAAGTATAAGAGAAATGTAGCAGATGATAATACAGAGATTCCACCCGATGAAATTAGACCAGTACATGTGTTATTAAAGGTAATGAATTATATCACTCATGAGATCTCTGATCAAGAATCACTTCAAAGACCTGGTGTAACATTTTCAGAGATTCAAAATTTCATTCGTGATAGAACTAGATCCATTAGACAAGATTTAACATCTCAACATTCAAAAGATGGTATTTCAATCGATATCCATGAGAGATGTACTCGTTTTCACATTGTTTCACATCATTATCTTTGTGAACTACCCGATAAGGATTTCAATGCATTTCAAAATCGTGAACAGTTGAATAATTGTTTAACCTCTTTAAAACAATTCTACAATGATCATTTCAAACAATCCAATGGTCTAGTGACAACCAACGAACCAGAATTCCGATCCTAttacattttaaataatttagagaATAACTATGATTTGGTATCCTATATGATCGATATACCTCGTTCAATCTTTCATCATCCATTCATTCAATATGCAATCGAAGTTTGGAAAGCTTATCGTTCCGACAACTATAGTAGATTCTTTATGTTAACTCTATCGGGTACTTATTTACAAATGTGTATACTTCATCGTTATTTCACTCATGTTAGAAAGATTGCAATCAAAAGAATCGCTAGATCCTATAGAGCTCCGAAACAACCAACTACTCTTTTCCCAATtcaagattttaataatatcttaATGTTTTCTGATTCAAATGAAACTAATCATTTCATTTCTACAATCAATGGTATtacaattgattcaaataataataataataataataataataatggtggtggtggtggaggtgatcaaattattttcaatcattcttttaattttaatcaaattaatgatatttcAATCACTCCTTATCGTTCTTCCATTGTAATGTCACGTGCACCTAAAACTTTTCAACAAACTATTGATGTACCAGAACCTGTACCAATCGTTCAATATCGAAAATGTTTCATTGATTTTGATCAATCTTTTCAAAATcctttaatatataataaacaaaatctAGATGCTGAATCTGAACAATCTGAATATAACTATTCAATAGCTGCTTCTGGTCCAATGAGAAGTTTAGTAACTAAAAATGCAATTGCTACTTTTGGTTTAAGTAATAAAATAACTCCAGTCCTACcttcaacaataacaacagcaacgacaacaacatcaccaccaccaataacaacatcaaccataccaattaaattaccaaCTATTTCACCAACTTTTGTTAAACAAATACCTCAAACTtcaccaaaaataaataataccaACAATATCAGTACGATTGGGTCTccatctatttttaataaacaacaacaacaacaacaaacaccactaccaacaacagcagcagcaacaacaaaagaAATGACAATAAGTCAAAGTCCAACCATAACATCACCATCTACTCCTTCTACctcttcattatttaataataaaacaggTTTTGGAATTAACAACGTAGTTAATTCAAAATCGATATTTCAAACTCAATTagcaccaacaacaacaataacaacaacaacaacatcaatacCAACCATACCAACTCCTTCTAcattaaaaacaacaaccattGAAAACAAATCATCGATAACATGTGTTTTTCCAACCTCTTTTCCTGATAAGAGTATCTTTGGTGCAActtctaataataaacaaacacTTCcaacttcttcttcttcttcagtCTTTGCAACCACAACACCACCTTCATCTATATTCTCCAATActccttcttcttcttctcaACAAAAATCATTCAACACTAACATTATCTCACCATCTCAATCAACACCACCATTGGGTGGCAATGATTCACTTAAAATCACTACACCTCCAAATAAAACCATTGAAACCACGCCCAATATAACACaatcatcaaatttattaaatagtgGTAGCAGTAATTTATCctcaaattcattattttcaccaaCTATTTCTAATACAACACCAAAAACACCAACaatctttaataatgaaagtaataataacaataacaaaaaaaacatctTTGGTGATACAAAAATAGTCACACCAAAACATTCATCATTACCACAAGATTTATTTGGTTCACCAATTGTAAAAGAGATACCATCAACACCAATGAGCATTTTACCAGGTAGTAAAAGTACATCTCTTATAGACTcttcaacaataacaacaactgAAAGggataaaaaaagaagaaatagaAATGATCAACAAGAAGATAATGTCAACTTAAAtacaccaataccaatatcAACTGTTAAACCACAATTCACTGATTTCCCATCATCTCCAATGAATTTATCAACACCATATGTTAATAAACAATCTAATTTCAGTCttaatcaacatcaacagcaacagaaacaacaacaacaacaaattcccTTCCCTTCAAATCTAATTGAGCTCGAAAAATCTACATCCAAAGTTCAATCactaccacaacaaccacaaataCTACAAACAAAACCACCTCAATCATCAATGCCTATtgttaaaaaacaaacaaaatcCTATTCAGAGAAATCGAATAAAACATTACTTTCCTATATGTTTAGATGTTGGAGATTTCAATTATTACGttttaaaaatcaacaaaaacaaattcaagaAATTGGTGATGAAATTCCACTAGAtttagataatgaaaatacttTAGACCCTATTATATTATCACAATCTTTAATAACACCTAAAAAACTATCACCATCAATTCAGCctcaatcaatttcaaaacaacaacaactacaaccacaattacaacaacaacaacaacaacaacaaccactactactacaacaacaaccaattaaaattgatttatcaccAATAAATATTCCATTTTATATATACGATAATctagataaaattaatagacaaaatcaaaaaggcAAACCCCTATTTTGGAAACTTTTATATTGTTGTCCAGATcctcaatttaataataataatattaatgatagtGAAAATAAcattaaacaaattattgaaattatttcaaataaattatcatacGAGAGaaataaattacaacaacaacaacaaaactaTATTACAACATTAtgtcaaattcaaaaatatcaTATAGAATACAAAGATCAAAATTCACAAATGAAAAGTAAAACTGCTGATAGGTCAATAGGTATTTGCGTAAATAGAGTTTTCAATACcaatactaataatagtaataataataataataatatggaaTTACAACATATTCAAATGACTAGAGGTCTCTCTTCgatattatttcaaatatcAACAAGTATTGGATTCGATTCTAATTGTAAATTACAATTGTctagaattttaaattcaattcaaattgAAGATCCTATTCAACGTAtaccaatattatttttaattataaatgataatggggataataataataataataataatgataaaattgaaagatcaattgaagaatatattatcaataatcAAAGAATTTGGGgtgaaattataaatcaaattaaagtAATCAAAGTAGATAGAATTGATTCAATAGTctataatagttttaatggTGATTCTGATAATATATTGGTTAAATCTTTACAATGGTTAAGTAGTAATACCCCTCCAATTCCATTCACAGAGATAAGACCTTTATCCTCGGTATTTGATTCAGTAATTGtcaataaattttcaagTAGTATCTTTAGCCATTATTCAAAACAATTCCAAAATccaataatatataatcagcagcagcagcagcaacaacaacaacaactccCAACACCACAAACTATTGTTAGTTATTTCAATTTTGTAAttaatcaattgatttcttttataaCAAATCCTGCTTTGAAATCTATTCAATGGCCAATACCAGAATTTAGTGGAAGTTTTAATACTTCTTATTGGAATAGTGATCAAGTGTTCAACTCTATAAAAATATCACTAAATTCAATTCtcttaaataatttaccaaatgaattaaaagatttagttGGTGCAATATCTAAAATTGCTGATGacacaacaaataatttaacatcatcatcacaacaaaatcaaacacTCTATCAAGCAATTGAAccaataattaaacaatGCAATAATTGGATATCATCTCatcaaaaagataaaatcgaatcaattaatattgataaccAAGTTAGagaaatttttaatgatcaatttattgaaaaatttg agaaattcaataaaattaataatggatATTTTATAGTAATACCATGgcatttaatatttgaaacaaTATTTTCTTATCAAATTAGTAAGATTCCATTCATTCAGTCATTTTATAGCGATTCAATGATTAATGACcttttagattttaatagttttattggaaattataataataataataactacaATATTAATAGCcaatatcaaaatcaaaagattatATCATTACCAATAAAGAGtcttaataatagtattttaatttcaccatCAAAGAAAAGACAgaccaattttaataataatttatcctCTCCTTCAAAGTATCATAGAGTTCATTTTGatgaaatgaaaattaatgatCTTGAtactattaccaccacctccaccgCCACTACCTCATCCAACCCaatgaaaagaaaacaaaatattataaataataatgtaggCATCAACAATAATCAAATGTCggcatcattatcatcaactcgtaataataataatatactaAATAGCCAAATCCAATTAAGTAAAAGTTTAAATTCCAAAAATCAAAGTACCTCTAGAACTTTGGATCAATTATTGTTAAGTTtacaaaatgaaaagaaaaagacaAAAGCTATAAATAGATCTCTTATTTCCACTATAAATACCTACAACAACagagataataatagtaattttaattatgatgatcaattaattaactCAACTTCAAACTCTAAAGATATGATTTCAAGTACAATTACATTTAAAAACCATAAATTGACTGGTAGTGTTTTGGATGTATCCGAAAAACTATTGTTTTTGAtaaacaatagtaataattaa